From Acidianus brierleyi:
TCTTAAGGGAATTATTATTGGAATTTCTGCAGCTGCTGTAGCAAGCATAATCCCTGGATTAAGGGTAATAGTTCCGCCAAATGTATCTGCTATTTCAGCATTTCCTAAATCTCTCCTTGTTGATTCAAGTGGATCTCCAATAGAAGCATCCAAAATACCTGTAAATAGTCCTATAATAACAATTTATGAATATCCATTAAGTGGAGAACCAAACTTTTTAATAAATCTAGGAGATAGTAGCAATAAACCAGTTAAAGTTCCTGCGGGTACAGTAGTGGTACCACAAACTGGGGATAAATATACATTCCCAGGAGGAGTAGGTCCAAATAATTCTATAGTATCCTATAGTGCTATATGCCAGCATTTAGGTTGTACACCTCCATATATTCACTTCTATCCCCCTAATCACGTAAATTCTGCTCAGTTGAGCGCTCCAGAACCAGATACTTTAACGGGTGAGGCATTAGCTGCTGCCAAGAAGGCAAACATACCTACATTGATCCATTGTGATTGCCATGGATCTACTTACGATCCTTATCATGGTGCTGAACCTATAACTGGACCAACAGTTAGACCATTACCTACTACTATATTAGAATGGGATAGTTCTACTGATTACCTATATGCATTAGGATCTATAGGCGTAGGTATATATCCTACTGGAGCTAATGGTGTACCTTCAAAA
This genomic window contains:
- the soxL2 gene encoding Rieske iron-sulfur protein SoxL2, which codes for MIKIRIGKDEKKILSPQDLYFIQKLLRKMRDPKTKFDSKEFVKKGDEYLFNYVNKNVGGVDEGRRNFLKGIIIGISAAAVASIIPGLRVIVPPNVSAISAFPKSLLVDSSGSPIEASKIPVNSPIITIYEYPLSGEPNFLINLGDSSNKPVKVPAGTVVVPQTGDKYTFPGGVGPNNSIVSYSAICQHLGCTPPYIHFYPPNHVNSAQLSAPEPDTLTGEALAAAKKANIPTLIHCDCHGSTYDPYHGAEPITGPTVRPLPTTILEWDSSTDYLYALGSIGVGIYPTGANGVPSKDPTSDLSSSFGSSVGDKTTVTQPENPFSSS